A section of the Drosophila subobscura isolate 14011-0131.10 chromosome A, UCBerk_Dsub_1.0, whole genome shotgun sequence genome encodes:
- the LOC117903566 gene encoding uncharacterized protein LOC117903566: MSVASTNEIAGGGGISETDNVSALELQSNRRMLYFSDGVMEELSSSSDSETEADVPDKCYNLQLDEREMALGPRLRYKASRMGNKFLAGIDYVGGGLASLLGITNTKYASEMDSYQRAKIQGDEDLDNNWQPQNNNHNNTNRNETIVLCAPARSELAAPPPTEVQQQQQGRQ; encoded by the exons ATGTCGGTGGCTTCAACAAATGAAATCgccggcggtggcggcatcAGTGAGACCGATAATGTCTCTGCCCTtgagctgcaatcaaatcgaCGCATGCTGTACTTCAGTGACGGCGTCATGGAGGAGCTATCCTCATCCAGCGATAGCGAAACCGAAGCGGATGTACCCGACAAGTGCTACAATCTCCAGTTGGATGAG cgCGAAATGGCACTGGGGCCGCGCCTACGGTACAAGGCCAGCCGCATGGGCAATAAATTCTTAGCCGGCATTGACTATGTGGGCGGTGGGCTGGCCTCCCTGCTGGGCATCACCAATACCAAATATGCCAGCGAAATGGACAGCTACCAAAGGGCAAAAATCCAAGGGGACGAGGACCTTGACAACAACTGGCAGCCGCAGAACAACAATCACAACAACACAAACCGCAACGAGACCATCGTGCTGTGTGCACCGGCACGCAGCGAGttggcagcaccaccaccgacagaagtgcagcagcagcagcagggacgacaatag
- the LOC117903565 gene encoding uncharacterized protein LOC117903565 isoform X2: MESPTFYPVAKDFQVTGISRSGRVRKKSSKLLDFESPEEVEKKARRGQGRPPARYPGRGRPPNALREREAELERALEHEMLFDDHNLSDSELHIPAPTMGQPGAGSGRWRRSGGHQQRVHHAPEPLHAREDKLQEDAQGGQGGHRQALSQGQGQDALHSLQPVGAGDSQARLPGSGLLQCRPTPQRAVGERVEQGKDCLATEGQGSVHKGSGTREEWSAAPAHSQQWCRHSRRATSSRGELYEPRNDKSHAETGRRSSGVGDTDDASDDCDWWTEAQHNPQLPRASAIGYEQIFRGQEANGRAALTLGLGAVAGSGHGHGHGRPAGISAASGEVKHCGHRCGGTPKAARREPNGDWGATQEAQRARGALGQPLRAAGQPALLHGAAPLHDHADTGPRE; this comes from the exons ATGGAGTCGCCAACATTTTATCCAGTGGCCAAGG ATTTTCAGGTCACAGGCATCTCGAGGAGTGGACGCGTACGCAAAAAGTCATCGAAGCTGTTGGACTTCGAGTCGCCGGAGGAGGTCGAGAAGAAGGCAAGACGCGGCCAGGGCAGGCCACCAGCACGGTATCCGGGCCGAGGTCGACCACCGAATGCCCTCAGGGAGCGGGAGGCCGAACTGGAGCGGGCGCTCGAGCACGAGATGCTCTTCGATGATCACAATCTGTCCGACTCAGAGCTACACATACCCGCCCCAACAATG GGACAACCTGGTGCAGGATCTGGTCGATGGCGTCGAAGCGGAGGCCACCAACAACGAGTCCACCATGCGCCAGAGCCTCTACATGCGCGAGAAGACAAACTCCAGGAAGATGCTCAAGGCGGGCAAGGTGGTCACCGGCAAGCCCTATCGCAAGGACAAGGGCAAGACGCGCTACACAGCCTACAGCCTGTGGGCGCGGGAGATTCGCAAGCGAGACTTCCAGGATCTGG ACTTCTCCAATGCCGCCCGACGCCTCAGCGAGCTGTGGGCGAACGTGTCGAACAGGGAAAAGATTGCCTGGCGACGGAAGGCCAAGGTTCAGTCCACAAAGGCTCGGGCACGCGAGAAGAATGGTCTGCCGCCCCTGCCCACAGCCAGCAATGGtgccgccacagccgccgaGCCACCAGCTCCAGAGGGGAACTTTATGAACCGCGCAACGACAAGTCGCACGCGGAAACTGGCCGCCGATCGTCTGGAGTCGGCGACACCGACGATGCCAGTGACGACTGCGACTGGTGGACCGAGGCGCAACACAACCCGCAGCTGCCGCGGGCGTCGGCCATCGGCTACGAACAGATCTTCCGCGGGCAAGAAGCCAACGGCCGGGCTGCACTCACCCTCGGACTCGGAGCTGTCGCCGGGagcgggcacgggcacgggcacgggagGCCAGCGGGAATATCAGCTGCCAGCGGAGAAGTCAAACATTGCGGCCATCGATGCGGCGGCACACCTAAAGCTGCTCGGCGAGAGCCTAACGGTGATTGGGGAGCGACTCAAGAAGCACAACGGGCACGTGGCGCTCTCGGGCAGCCTCTCCGTGCTGCTGGACAGCCTGCTCTGCTCCATGGGGCCGCTCCTCTGCATGACCACGCAGATACCGGGCCTCGAGAATAA
- the LOC117903565 gene encoding uncharacterized protein LOC117903565 isoform X1, producing MESPTFYPVAKDFQVTGISRSGRVRKKSSKLLDFESPEEVEKKARRGQGRPPARYPGRGRPPNALREREAELERALEHEMLFDDHNLSDSELHIPAPTMGIVLMNSDDELDNLVQDLVDGVEAEATNNESTMRQSLYMREKTNSRKMLKAGKVVTGKPYRKDKGKTRYTAYSLWAREIRKRDFQDLDFSNAARRLSELWANVSNREKIAWRRKAKVQSTKARAREKNGLPPLPTASNGAATAAEPPAPEGNFMNRATTSRTRKLAADRLESATPTMPVTTATGGPRRNTTRSCRGRRPSATNRSSAGKKPTAGLHSPSDSELSPGAGTGTGTGGQREYQLPAEKSNIAAIDAAAHLKLLGESLTVIGERLKKHNGHVALSGSLSVLLDSLLCSMGPLLCMTTQIPGLENKPQLRNNLANTLDNIAYVMPGL from the exons ATGGAGTCGCCAACATTTTATCCAGTGGCCAAGG ATTTTCAGGTCACAGGCATCTCGAGGAGTGGACGCGTACGCAAAAAGTCATCGAAGCTGTTGGACTTCGAGTCGCCGGAGGAGGTCGAGAAGAAGGCAAGACGCGGCCAGGGCAGGCCACCAGCACGGTATCCGGGCCGAGGTCGACCACCGAATGCCCTCAGGGAGCGGGAGGCCGAACTGGAGCGGGCGCTCGAGCACGAGATGCTCTTCGATGATCACAATCTGTCCGACTCAGAGCTACACATACCCGCCCCAACAATGGGCATCGTGCTGATGAACTCCGACGATGAGCTGGACAACCTGGTGCAGGATCTGGTCGATGGCGTCGAAGCGGAGGCCACCAACAACGAGTCCACCATGCGCCAGAGCCTCTACATGCGCGAGAAGACAAACTCCAGGAAGATGCTCAAGGCGGGCAAGGTGGTCACCGGCAAGCCCTATCGCAAGGACAAGGGCAAGACGCGCTACACAGCCTACAGCCTGTGGGCGCGGGAGATTCGCAAGCGAGACTTCCAGGATCTGG ACTTCTCCAATGCCGCCCGACGCCTCAGCGAGCTGTGGGCGAACGTGTCGAACAGGGAAAAGATTGCCTGGCGACGGAAGGCCAAGGTTCAGTCCACAAAGGCTCGGGCACGCGAGAAGAATGGTCTGCCGCCCCTGCCCACAGCCAGCAATGGtgccgccacagccgccgaGCCACCAGCTCCAGAGGGGAACTTTATGAACCGCGCAACGACAAGTCGCACGCGGAAACTGGCCGCCGATCGTCTGGAGTCGGCGACACCGACGATGCCAGTGACGACTGCGACTGGTGGACCGAGGCGCAACACAACCCGCAGCTGCCGCGGGCGTCGGCCATCGGCTACGAACAGATCTTCCGCGGGCAAGAAGCCAACGGCCGGGCTGCACTCACCCTCGGACTCGGAGCTGTCGCCGGGagcgggcacgggcacgggcacgggagGCCAGCGGGAATATCAGCTGCCAGCGGAGAAGTCAAACATTGCGGCCATCGATGCGGCGGCACACCTAAAGCTGCTCGGCGAGAGCCTAACGGTGATTGGGGAGCGACTCAAGAAGCACAACGGGCACGTGGCGCTCTCGGGCAGCCTCTCCGTGCTGCTGGACAGCCTGCTCTGCTCCATGGGGCCGCTCCTCTGCATGACCACGCAGATACCGGGCCTCGAGAATAAGCCACAGCTGCGCAATAACCTGGCCAATACGCTGGATAACATTGCGTACGTGATGCCAGGACTCTGA
- the LOC117903562 gene encoding frizzled-4 has product MPLPLLHLLVVLLLLVCPLPHTTRAIMFPSNSSVASSSSAPEMPPPTFRQCETIRIEMCRGIGYNETSMPNLVGHELQTDVEYTLQTFAPLIEYDCSSQLKLFLCAAYVPMCTPKAPVHAIGPCQSLCESVRIRCHPVLQGFGFPWPKALDCDRFPRENNHETMCMEGPGELHLPMQEHELYGPVAAGGGNIVGKLPLDCSGLGKSHLYVKLPRSGRCAPLCEADILFTPSEKHLSEIWVSTWAYAALGLAFVATLCLLVGDDSRLASAKWSRLLTPSIWCHNMVTIGWTVRFIVGRTGTACGTDPQAPNESLLSVDGLSNAACASVFLLRYYFGMAACAWWAILCLGWHRDIRRHSPDAKGHVVIPVSHRLAAKVSAHQNLAQNNFVCFVAWGLPAFQTAAVIVFRYVDADELLGACFVGNQSDRALQVLVATPVFIYWIFGSMNLISGYLVHCRNKEILRNTNALSVQQQLQQLSAHSSSGIGIFLFIYGLASALLLLAVIYEFANIDIWLSSGETSTPLWPFLVRAFMELMLGICCFAWVLGPSISTMYKRQLSLRPHKHSNPTAQQLQMHHLDGQSSSRVSHAACSSTVVSYHSVRPSHQSMASAPLPSPYKHKSPPPGAGSISLNQISNYTLGRNSGSHHHHQQQHHHHHHRQSPQQLQPLHHHHQRQQQQQPHNSSSSHRLYYPAGSQKYSHSNYYAQMHRYGDETLL; this is encoded by the exons ATGCCACTGCCCCTACTCCACCTCCTcgtggtgctgctcctgctggtgtGCCCGTTGCCACATACCACCAGGGCCATAATGTTCCCCAGCAACAGTTCcgtggccagctccagctcagcGCCAGAGATGCCGCCACCCACATTCCGGCAATGTGAAACGATTCGGATTGAGATGTGCCGCGGCATCGGCTACAATGAGACCTCCATGCCCAATCTGGTGGGCCACGAGCTGCAGACGGATGTGGAGTACACGCTGCAGACATTCGCGCCGCTGATCGAGTACGACTGCAGCTCCCAGCTGAAGCTGTTCCTGTGCGCCGCCTATGTGCCCATGTGCACGCCCAAGGCGCCGGTGCACGCCATCGGCCCGTGCCAGAGTCTGTGCGAATCGGTGCGGATACGCTGCCATCCCGTGCTGCAGGGCTTCGGCTTCCCCTGGCCGAAGGCCCTCGACTGTGATCGCTTTCCCAGGGAGAACAACCACGAGACCATGTGCATGGAGGGGCCCGGTGAGCTGCACTTGCCCATGCAGGAGCATGAGCTCTACGGACCggtggctgctggtggaggCAACATCGTCGGCAAACTGCCGCTGGACTGTTCGGGCTTGGGCAAGTCCCATTTGTATGTGAAGCTGCCACGCTCCGGTCGCTGTGCACCGCTCTGTGAGGCGGATATTCTGTTCACGCCCAGCGAGAAGCATCTGTCCGAGATCTGGGTCTCCACCTGGGCCTATGCTGCCCTCGGGCTGGCCTTTGTGGCCACGCTCTGCCTGCTGGTGGGCGATGACAGCCGCTTGGCCAGTGCCAAGTGGTCGCGCCTGCTCACACCTTCGATTTGGTGCCACAACATGGTGACGATCGGCTGGACCGTGCGCTTCATTGTTGGTCGCACGGGCACCGCCTGCGGCACTGATCCCCAGGCGCCCAACGAGTCGCTCCTCAGCGTGGACGGGCTCTCCAATGCGGCCTGTGCGAGCGTCTTTCTGCTGCGCTACTACTTTGGCAtggctgcctgtgcctg GTGGGCCATTCTATGTCTGGGCTGGCATCGTGATATACGCCGCCACAGTCCCGATGCCAAGGGGCACGTGGTCATTCCCGTCAGCCACAGGCTGGCTGCCAAGGTGAGCGCCCATCAGAATCTGGCGCAGAAtaatttcgtttgctttgTGGCCTGGGGCCTGCCCGCCTTCCAAACGGCCGCCGTCATTGTCTTTCGCTACGTGGATGCCGACGAATTGTTGG GCGCCTGCTTTGTGGGCAATCAGTCGGACAGGGCGCTGCAGGTGCTGGTCGCGACGCCTGTGTTTATTTACTGGATCTTTGGCTCGATGAATCTGATATCCGGCTACCTGGTGCACTGCCGCAACAAGGAGATTCTGCGCAACACCAACGCGCTGagcgtgcagcagcagctgcagcaactgaGCGCGCACAGCAGCTCGGGCATTGGCATCTTTCTGTTCATCTATGGCCTGGCCagtgccctgctgctgctggcggtgatCTACGAGTTTGCCAACATTGACATCTGGCTGAGTTCGGGCGAGACGAGCACGCCGCTGTGGCCCTTTCTGGTGCGCGCCTTCATGGAGCTGATGCTGGGCATTTGCTGCTTCGCCTGGGTGCTCGGCCCCAGCATATCCACCATGTACAAGCGACAGCTATCGCTGCGTCCGCACAAGCACTCCAATCCGacagcccagcagctgcagatgcacCATTTGGATGGCCAGAGCAGCTCCCGGGTATCCCATgccgcctgcagcagcaccgttgTCTCCTACCATTCGGTGCGACCCTCGCATCAATCGATGGCCAGTGCCCCGCTGCCCAGTCCGTACAAGCACAAGTCCCCACCGCCCGGCGCTGGCTCCATTTCGCTCAATCAAATATCAAACTACACTCTAGGTCGGAACAGTGgctcccatcatcatcatcagcagcagcaccaccaccatcatcatcgtcagagtccacagcaactgcagccattacaccatcatcatcagcgacagcagcagcagcagccgcacaacTCGTCCTCCTCGCATCGTTTATATTATCCAGCGGGCAGCCAGAAGTACAGCCACAGCAATTACTATGCCCAAATGCATCGCTATGGGGATGAGACGTTGCTTTGA
- the LOC117903564 gene encoding histone H4 transcription factor, with protein sequence MSHQPASKRKKIVELPLCCGWQGCQEICNGEWNLNSHIAEHLETYAAEQQQQNDAEHACQWNDCVFRTSCAEELERHAYYHGYYSQLLLQGKLECDLHPEIPACCAPARMADKLPDLKQNFHCGWMDCKREFVSIVEFQDHIVKHALFEYDIQKTPDDERPKTQCNWNLCHKQMDNKYRLIEHISTHSNKKLVACHHCGEVFRTKTTLFDHLRRQPDNNTNSFQCAQCFKFFATQKLLRSHVLRHINGFKCTMCDMTCSSASDLTTHIRYRHLKDKPLKCSECEKRCVRESDLLKHVEIVHNKTVHRCEHPDCQYSVRTYAQMRRHFLEVHGNNPILYACHCCERFFKSGKSLSTHLMQKHGFRLPSGHKRFTYRVDENGFYRLETTRLESMEVTQQILAPQSHAPNHDGADAKPSSGGGSCYEIVDPTNTEFGRIIVSNDPDEAQLVGEVIISLPTLTDEL encoded by the exons ATGAGCCACCAGCCAGCGAGCAAACGTAAAAAAATTGTCGAACTGCCACTGTGCTGTGGCTGGCAGGGCTGCCAGGAGATCTGCAATGGCGAATGGAACCTCAATAGCCACATAGCCGAGCACCTGGAGACGTATgccgccgagcagcagcagcagaacgacgCAGAGCATGCCTGCCAATGGAACGACTGCGTTTTCCGCACAAGCTGCGCCGAGGAATTGGAGCGTCACGCGTACTATCACGGCTACtacagccagctgctgctccagggcAAGCTCGAGTGCGACCTGCATCCGGAGATACCCGCCTGCTGTGCGCCCGCCCGCATGGCGGACAAGCTGCCCGATCTCAAGCAGAACTTCCACTGCGGCTGGATGGACTGCAAGCGGGAATTCGTGTCCATTGTGGAGTTCCAGGATCACATAGTCAAGCACGCCCTGTTCGAGTACGACATACAGAAGACGCCCGACGACGAGCGGCCCAAGACGCAGTGCAACTGGAACCTCTGCCACAAGCAGATGGACAACAAGTATCGCCTCATCGAGCACATCAGCACCCATTCGAACAAGAAGCTGGTCGCCTGCCACCACTGCGGCGAGGTGTTTCGCACCAAGACGACGCTCTTCGATCACTTGCGTCGCCAGCCGGACAACAACA CCAACAGCTTTCAGTGCGCCCAATGCTTCAAGTTCTTTGCCACACAGAAGCTGCTGCGTAGCCATGTGCTGCGGCACATAAACGGCTTCAAGTGCACCATGTGCGACATGACATGCAGCTCGGCCAGCGACCTGACCACCCACATACGCTACCGCCACCTCAAGGACAAGCCCCTCAAGTGCAGCGAGTGCGAAAAGCGTTGCGTGCGCGAATCGGATCTGCTCAAGCATGTGGAGATTGTGCACAACAAAACCGTGCATCGATGCGAGCACCCAGACTGCCAGTACTCGGTGCGCACCTACGCCCAGATGCGCAGG cacTTCCTGGAGGTGCATGGCAACAATCCCATTCTGTATGCGTGCCATTGCTGCGAGCGTTTCTTCAAGAGCGGCAAATCGCTGTCCACGCATCTGATGCAGAAGCACGGCTTTCGGCTGCCATCGGGCCACAAGCGCTTCACGTACCGCGTGGACGAGAACGGCTTCTATCGGCTGGAGACGACGCGCCTCGAGAGCATGGAGGTGACCCAGCAGATACTCGCACCGCAATCGCACGCCCCCAACCATGACGGGGCTGACGCGAAGCCATCGtcgggcggcggcagctgctacGAGATTGTGGATCCAACGAATACAGAATTTGGGCGCATCATTGTCTCCAACGATCCCGATGAGGCCCAGCTCGTGGGCGAGGTCATCATATCGCTGCCGACCCTCACTGACGAGCTCTGA